AATTGCGTAACATGTTTGGAAAAAGctaaaaaatttgttaaaaaatttgaagaaCTTAATGACGATTCTAGTATTACTGgaaataattcatatagtcaaatattgtattatttatcaaCTGATTATAATAGTTTTAAAAGTGATTGTGATGGAAAATGCAATAATTGTAGCGATATTCCATCACTTCCAAATATAAAAGCAGCACAGATTTCTGGACAAGATAATTCAGATGGTTTTGTAGAAATTTCTGAAGCTACATCATCAAATTCGTCGATAGCAAGCAAATTAATTCCAGCTTTATTGATATTTTCAATACCAGCTTTGTTGGGAATTGCTTATAAggtaaataataaggaatttataaatataatatttaaaatttatttccgTGATTCCTTATATGCGActatcaaaaaatgtatatacgTTTACCATTTCTATATTagtattcattatttggatTCGATAAACGACTTCAAAGACAATATTTAAGAgaaaaactaaaaaaaataaagaagaaaatgaatcaatatatatgattcaAAGAGTAGTTATTATTCCAGGAagattaataataattgatATAAGTTAAGAAACTGTCTATTTGGAAATAAGTAATTTTTGATTATAACTTTggaacataatttttaggtttattagaatatttaaataatataatcaataaaatatttatgtatatttattgtatttttgcatattttttgtataatttttatatagttTTTATGTTGTGTAACCCATATATGGGTTAGGGTTAAGTACCACGTTGCATTTATTAGTATAAATGATTCACGTATAGTATGTAGGGGCCATATTAAGGCTCATTTAccctatttttataaaaaatatagaatattattaaataatattaaacacTTGAGAAGTATAGCAAATAAgaatttttgataattgcTTTTCATATGTTTGCATAAATTGatttacaatatatatgcatccaatattttattaccataattaatatatattaatttgcATGTAGacatacaaaaataaaaaatatatgtttataagGTATCAAAGATGTTATTAAATGAGCCTTTAAGTTACACTAAAGACTtactttataaaaatatgcaaaaaatattttaggTTGAATTTGTTGCATAAATGATtggttttataattaaaataatgtattttGTACGAAAATATGATtctatttgaaaaaaacataaatataaaaatttgggTAGTTGTATATTACATCTTTGATGATAGcagttattatatatttatataattctgtatgtatataaattaatggaataatttatttatattttaaatattaaaaataattttgttatatttaatataatggcgtaaataaaaaaaaatattcacgaaaaaaaaaatttttttatgcatttaaaatataatatttatttatttttattatttatattaaagtaaaaataaaatataaaaatttattataattgcAGGATCATAAAATTTGGATGATTTAAAATAGAACCAaagtataattttattataatatatttccataGATATCATATAacttgtttatataaattaaaattaagcaatttgtaatattaaacaatagcattattgttttacaagaataatatataaaaaggaaacCCCAAAGAATACAtcgtatatattatttaaagcaTCTGCTTCGAAAAACCCTTTTTATCAAtaagaaaatgaataaacGGATATTTAGTTTAGTTTGTATCATATTGTATGTCATTTTGGCTGTATCAATACATTGCTCGGAGGAGAAAGTAAGTTTCCAAAACagaatataaacaaatatatagaaaattatataatattgggTATTTACATGCTGTGacgcatatatatattattatacttatttCTAGCATGATCGATCTAAGGAATCTGGCTTAAGAAATAGAGTCATTCGTGTTATCAAACAAATAAAGAGaagtaacaaaaaaaatgatatagcATCTCAACGCGAAaccaaattaaataataataataataataattatagaCGTTATGgtgatgatgatgatgatgatgatgattattattacagCGATGAAGAAACGATCATTACATGCTGTGGTTGTCGTTGTAATAAATGCGCTGGTTAAGAATACGAATAGGCTCTccatttctatatttatgtattaatattttaagtttatggcttattatataaatgttaaaataaatacaattagtttattataaattgttaatataaaacttaTGTATTTACTTACATGGAGAATATTTTGGCGTATTTAcattattgtatataatttgtgaaaaatattccgaaaataattaataattgaaATACGATTGATTCATTTGCTATAATCAtagtatttattatttgtatgcgtattgttttatattttgtacgcatttttaatgtatattatgTCTTATAGCTTAtgtttgtttttgttttattattttacacAAAATTTGAGCATGTCACTGtgcatttaatttattaatatatttggtGGGACTATTGTTTTGTAGACACCAACCtagcatttttttatattttttgtaatactacacaataataattaactTTATAAGTATCACTTTGCAACATTTAAGAACTCATtaagtaaaatataaaaatatattttataaattgaagaataataaaaaaacgtgAAATTATaggaaatattattatattttatatgtctACTTAGCCAAATAGTTTATAgttattcataaatatttattgcttatataaaattgattaaaaaaatatataacaagattaccataaataatgatttaaaaaatagcaaTGATGGCATTGCTCACTATATGAAGAATAATATCTCCTTTAGACAGAACGTATTCGATATTTTATACAGGTACAATTATTATGTGAATATGTCTGCAATATAGTAATATTAGGAAATAATTATAGTATAAAtatcgtttttttaaactataAAGGTAAAGATAACTTTAGACATGTGTCACAATTATTCAAAGGGAACATTGATTTATAGACATTCCAAAAAGgagatattttttattaaataaaaaataagtacatatatatgtgaatTGTGTTAAATTagcataataatttaactttgtactttatttaaatgaatattatgtatatatttcatgTAAGAACATATTTCTCTCTCTTTAAGTTTGTAcatattttcttatttcTCTAGAATCCGCAAATGCTCTTTAAAATcgaatttataaattcatcATTTAATGTTTGGCACCTATGGAGGTTGTTATTTAGTTTTTCATagtcatataaatatacaaaaacaCTCTCATGGTttccaaatatatttaattatatttacaaaaaaaaatatgaacaaattatatgcaAATCAAACGCTATTTAAAAATCAAATGAGGGTTCCGTaacaataatttaaaacatgTATAACCCATGAAAAtaagtttattttattaatataagtatcaattttttaaaagatgtCATTTGGAAAGACgtttattactttttaaaaatatctcTTAATTCGACAAAATTTAACATTTTGTAGGCTGTCATAGTTCTAATATTATCTTGTGGGATTGTGGGAGAACCAAGATGATCAATctgagaaaaaaaagaaataattaataaatatataaatgctCCATTTTTGGTGcgaatgaataaatatattataaatgtgcacatttatatagaaaatatatttttttgataatggtgaaataaaattatgttactataatttttatattgcttACAGAGCAGAGATGAGTAATTTTAACATCATTAGCTTcctttttaatgaaaaataccATTAAGTTAATATACAGTTTGGTTAATTTTCCACTTCTAATATCTTCATCAGAATCGATATCAGGAGTGAATGAATTTGCACTTTCTACgattgtatttatataatttgtatcCCCGAATTTATTATGATCATTCATATTTGATGAAACCAAGAGTATTGCAGTTTCGTCTTCTGATAgctataaattaataaaaagtatattttcataaattagGATATAatcatacaaaaaaaatatatatagaaggATGatggaaaagaaaaattttcTTACTTCAACTTTGTGGGCTATTGCatgataatatacattCCATACTGTGCCGTTGTAAATTTGTTGTATAATAACTAAATTTTCATTGTAAATTCGAGAAATGTTtcctaaaaaaattataattttgcatACATGCAAATTAAAACGTGGTtaaatttaacaaaatgaaaaatattaaataccAGATTGGAcattgataataaaaaaaaaaatgcatcaTAAAGATTGATGAAcacattaaataaattaattatatacctTTAGCGAATACAATATTGAATTTCTTTTCACCATTGGGATCCCATAACATATTTACTATATCATCATACTAACAAAAaaagcatatttatatattaacaattatatattttttattttaaaacaatttaatgaattaaaaattattgccTTTTAATTCATACATTATCAGGGTTGGGGATTGTAAATACAAGCTTTCCAATATCAGTATCGTTTACTTtcttaaaatatacaatttctCCATTTCTCTTAGAATATGGCCTGTAATCATTTGTATGTATGGCATGCTTTTTTGCAATCTCTAAAGCTTCGGCCATAATATATTCTGCGTGTTTAGCTTCTTTAGCTTTTAAAGACAATTGGCGTTTACATTCTATAGGATTAAAACATGTTTTTTGTTTGAATCCTATAGgattaaaatattctttttgtttaaatCCTATAGGTATGAAATGTGCTCGCtggttaatttttttagggGCGGAagataatttttgtttagcTTTTTTAGGGGGGGAAGATAATTGCCGCTTATATTCTTCATTTGAACTACAAATGGAAAAGgggatatatttttaaatttatttaaatttttaatttaaaaaaatatatatttataagaaGTTATTTTGGTTTTCCAAATGTTATACATATCCACATTCacatgaatatatataatattcttataataaacagtatatatttgatatagGTATATATGTtgcaattattttcttacgAACTGGGGGTTGGAGCATGCTCGCTTGCAAATGCTACATTTTCCATATATCTTGCGACGCATAAAAGTGCCAAAACAACCTTAATATATcctttattcatttttggacttgatatataaaatagaatatattttttagaaattaacaaatataaaggTTGTTATGTATGTTAAATCGAGGCAATCGATTTCgaagaaattataaaatttaatatttctttaaatatatatataaataatttgtaaattttatttatttcatcattttcaaattttttaatctaattatttttttaaatattattatacactaaataaatatagaatttAGTGATGTGTCTTGCGTTCGATATATCATTAATTAGGTTTCGCCTCTTTAAATGTTAgctatttaattatttttatttatatttatataagaaTATTACGATTAtgttaaaattgtatatgaaaaatataatatattataataaataaaaattaacgtaaatgtattttttaaaaaaatgtaaaaattatttttttttttgtttaaggCGTTACATATAAGTgcataatttattacagctttaataaatattatataaaaaatattatatatttcaaaaattgttttagttaatataacattattaatattttaaattatatgtagACAAGcttcttatttttataattaatagcataaaaataaaactgaaatatattaaattggGATTGTATGTGAaatttatgcatacataaaaaaactcATATTATATGACCCCAACATTTATTTAGCTAGTAGAAagttgataatataaatataaaggtaggataatagtataaaaattatatattgttttaatgTAACAATTTATTAGATTTGATCTAATATACGCAAACAATTATATTACTGAATAAATATCCATGGTAGAAATACACATggtaataattaatatacaaaaatagtTGTGTTGCTTTTTAACAATAGcttgataaaatttatattatgagAATCAACCATTCTGTGATTTTTCATCACTTTTAATACACATTTTACTAAATAagattttttatcaaaattgttagttttataaaaattatttattggtaataatattgacgcccatttttttgataaatgggtacaaattataaattccCTTTTAATAGTCAAACATAGTAtgcataaaattaaaaaatataaataaataaaatattaaaataaaataatgaaacataaagttgtaaaataaagaaatacatatgcatacataaaattaatttagtttttaattataatatttttgatacCGAAATGTTAATGTTTTATGGCTCAGGGTTCTGTGTTATGGAATCTATGCTTTGGATTGTagtaacatttttattaatttttttataattttattatatttgtttgtaaatgctgattaaatatatgtaccaTCCTAGCATGTTTAATCTCGGGATGATGTCTAAATATGCAACCCAAAGCTACATACACATTAATATGAAAGAAatatcataaataaaatatcttcataaataatagcagttatatttgtagtattcacaaaattaacacatataaatttatcctaatattaaaaaacaaaaacaagTTATATACAAAGAAAACATtcttaaaacaaaaaaacacTTTATGATGGCAACTTAAAGAGGCCATTATACATGatttattaacataaaTCTTCTAATATTATGGTActgaaaaatatgtatgaaagaaaaaataatttaaagcCTTTTAgtaatacatttttgttaattgaaaccattttcatcaatctaagaaaaaaaacataaatggataaatatataaaatgtttaaatttttagctaaatatagtatatattataaatatgtgcatttatttaaacaattgttgaaataaattattatgttattaaaatttgtataccATTTATAGATTTGATATAGGTGATATCAACACAATTGACTCTTTTTTCAATGATGTATCCAGCTATGTTAACAaacattttctttaattttccttttctaaTATCTTCTTCAGAATCAATTTCTGTTGTGAATAAATTTGCGCTTTCTACGATtgtgtttttatattctttctTGGAAGGGTGGTGATCAATTATATTTGCTGAACTCATGACAATTACAGTTTTGTCTTCTGATAtctacaaaattaataagcGTATTTGAGTAAATTGCGTGTAATAATATGAGAAATACGATTTATAACGAAACAGAAGAGAATCGATTTTCTTACTTGAGTTTTTTTGGCTaaagcataaaaatatttatgacgGCCCATAATCGAACCTTTGTAACGTTGttgtattattactaaATTTGGATTGTATACACGGACAATTTTTcctaaaaaacaatattataaaattgcatagatgaaattaaaatatcacGAATTCGAAGATATGGGAAACAATAAATAgaattatataacaatggaaataataaattatgaaatgTCGAATAAATAGTAACAGTCATATGTTAATTTGGCTAGTTATTTATGTTATGTATACTTTTAGCAGATTTATTATCGAGAAAACTGATACAATCGGGATCCCAAAACTCGTCTATTGTTTCATTATACTAATGAAAACCAAGaaaaatgtatgtatataagttataataattttttaattttaatttggtTTATTACTTTTAATGTTATTCATTAATTGATACCTTATTGGGCCCAGAAActccatatatatattttttaacctGTGTATGTCCagtatgtttttttttataaagatacaaattattaagAGGATCATTCGCTACAAATCTATAACCATCTTTACTTCTAGCATGATCTATTAAATGAATTGTAGCTTCGTTCATAAGTTTTtctgcattttttatttcttcggGTTTGGTACACAATAattctttgtttttttcatatatttcttcCGAACTATCATTGATAAAAGtgaacatatttttttatgcgtacaaaaataaagatattgcatttatattataacacTGTTGTACAGACATATATTTCGCATTTTCATAATGTAATATAcagtatattatatatgttgttatattttcttacgtagcataattattttttgatatagtTGATGCATTTTCCTCTGGAACTGGCTCAGTTGCAAGGATTTTATTGTTCAGGTATACTGAGACacttaaaagaaaaaaaaatatttgaatataaaatttattcattttgggactttataaacaaaatattaaaaaatatgttaatatttttttaattaaaaattaacaactcaaaaaataacacaaatataattaaaattgaagcaaataattttctccaataaagtataaaaaaatacaaattattatttaaacgGTATAATGTAGGCTTTTATCAGATTTATaagtttaatatattttttattaaaataattcaatcACAAAACGACGTCAACAACAGAAcctttcatatataatgaatataaaaaatattataatatctaaaaataaataattttaattatataaatgacatttttaatatatagcaTTGTGAATACAcaagttttatatttttataaatgattaaacccaatttaaaatttataaaagataCCATTATGTATGGAATCACATATATACTtacattaataattatattaaaataattgtattactattttttaccATTTGTTTTACAACATTTCTATGATAATGCAtagtttttaatataaaacacatctattatagttttaaatattaaaacaattaatTTAATCGATGATgcagtttattttttatattgctaatattactatataaaaatatgtttatttcattataataatagtatgataaaatatatatgatggTAAATCGTGCTTTCTGTAATTTTATCACCATTTTTAACTAAATTTACTAAATAACTTTTTTCTaacaaaattgaaaattttataaaaattatttattggtAGTAATATTGATtcccatatttttttttataaatgaatacaaattataaatttccATTAATAGTAAAGCatagtgtatatataattaaaaaaatacaaataaaataatgaaccATAATGTTGTGAAAtcaagaaatatatatgtgcatatataaaattaatttattttattattttaatattgttaATGTCGAGGTGTTCATTCATTATGGGTCAGGGTTCTATACTACGGGttattgtaatatttttattaatttgtttgtaaatgtttattaaatatatgtaccaTCCTAGTATGTTTAATCCCGAGATATCTAAATATGCACCCAAAAATGGGCATAATCATTAACCGAAAAGAATATcatgaataaaatattttcataaataataatagtttttcataaataataacagtTATATTTGTAGTATTCACAAAATTACTACATATAGATGTATcctaatattaaaagacaTAAACAAGTTATATACAAAGAAAAcattattaaaacaaaaaaatattctatgATAGCAACTTAAAGTGGCCATTTTACATGGTTtattaacataaatattctAACATTACAATGCCCcccaaaatatatataaatatatgtttatatatgaagGTAATAACAATTCCACCATTTTCCAATAATGCATTTGtgttaaaagaaaatatgcCCATCAATCTAAGAAAAAAACCATAAatggataaatatataaaatgtttaaattttttgcaaattatagtatatattataaatatgtatatttatttaaaacaatattcTTTTAACAAATGGTGAAATAAACTATTgtgttattaaaatttgtatatcgCTTACAGAGCCGACATAGGTGATAAGAACAcatttgtcttttttttcaatgaTGTATCCACCTATGTTAAggaactttttttttaatttcccATTTCTAATGTCCTCTTCGGAATCAATTTCTGTTGTGAATAAATTTGCGTTTTCTATGATtgtgtttttatattctttctTGGAAGGGTGGTGATCAATTATATTTGCTGAAGTCATGAcaattattgttttatctTCTGATAtctacaaaattaataaaaatatattgcataAATTATTGTGAAATATGAGAAGTGCGATTTATATAGAAACATAAGAGAATCGGTTTCCTTACTTGAGTTTTTTTGGCTaaagcataaaaatatttccaaCGGCCCAAAACCGCATCTTTGTAACGTTGTTGTATGATTACTAAATTTGGATTGTACACACGAGCAATTTTTcctaaaaaacaatattataaattgtatagatgaaattaaaatatcatGAGTTTGAAGATATGGGAAACAATAAATAGGATTATATAACAACggcaataataaattatgaaatgTCGAATAAATAGTAACAATCATATGTTAATTTactaattatttatgttatgTATACTTTTTGTAGATCTAGGATCGACCAGGTTTTTAATATCAGGATCCCATAACTTGCCTACTACTTTATTATACTAATGGAAGCAATGAggaatatatgtatataaattataataattttttaatttcatttggtttataaatttttatgtcgTTCGTTAATTGATACCTTATTCGGATCATTCTTTCTATATTTGATCTTTACAATATCTGTATTATTgtcatgtttttttttatacaaaaacgCCTTATATATAGGATTTTCCCCCACACGCTTATAACTGGATTTAGCATGATGTATTAAATGTACTGCAGCTTCGTTCATAAGGTTGATTGCGTTTATAGTTTCTTCAGGATTGGTACACAATAattctttgtttttttcatatatttcttcCGAACTATcgttgataaaaataaacatgttttttatgcatacaaaaataaagatattgtatttatattataatattgttaCATAGGagtataattaatattttcataatgaaatatgtaatatatatattgatgCATTTTCTTACGTAGCAtaactattttttgatttggTTTTTGTAGTTTTTCCTGAAGCAGGCTCAGTTGCAAgggttttattattcaggTATACTGAGACacttaaaagaaaaaaaacaatttgaatataaattttattcattttgggactataaacaaaatattaaaaaatatgttaatttttttttaattaaaaatgaacaaCTCAAAAATCTGGACaagtataattaaaattgaagcaaataattttctccaataaagtataaaaaatacaaattattatttaaatgacAAAATGTAGGCTTTTATCAGATTTATAGgtttaatacattttttatttaaataattcaatcAAAAGACGATACAATACAGAAActttcataaataataaatgtcaaaaatattatgattcataatttaattaatattatatatctaaataaataattttaattatattatataaatgatatttttaatatatatcattatatatgcgcaagttttatatttttataaatgattaaacccaatttaaaatttataaaacatcCAACTACGTTTGGAATCACATATAtagttatattaataattatattaaaataattgtattGATATTTTTACCATTTGTTTTACAACATTTCTTTGATaatgcataatttttaatataaaacacatctattatagttttaaatattaaaacaattaatTTAATCGATGATgcagtttattttttacattactaatattactatataaaaatatgtttatttcatcataataatagtatgataaaatatatatgatggTAAATCGCGCTTTCTGTAATTTTATCACCATTTTTAACTAAATTTACTAAATAACTTTTTTCtagcaaaataaaaaattttataaaaattatttattggtGATAATTTGACGcccatgtttttttataaatgaatacaaattataaaattcattttaataGTAAAACAAAGTAcctataaaataaaaaaatacaaataaaataatgaaccATAATGTTGTGAAAtcaagaaatatatatgtgcatatataaatttaatttattttattattttaatattgttGATGCCGAGGTATTCATGGATTATGGGTCAGGGTTCTGTACTATGGGCTATAGTTTGGTTCACTCAATCTACGTTTTGAGTTTGGGTT
This Plasmodium chabaudi chabaudi strain AS genome assembly, chromosome: 12 DNA region includes the following protein-coding sequences:
- a CDS encoding fam-a protein (iprscan;InterPro:IPR006486 : Plasmodium yoelii subtelomeric PYST-A;TIGR_TIGRFAMS:TIGR01599; score=2.2E-59;query 97-295;description=Plasmodium yoelii subtelomeric PYST-A;~iprscan;Superfamily:SSF55961; score=2.2E-21;query 111-325;description=null); this encodes MNKGYIKVVLALLCVARYMENVAFASEHAPTPSSSNEEYKRQLSSPPKKAKQKLSSAPKKINQRAHFIPIGFKQKEYFNPIGFKQKTCFNPIECKRQLSLKAKEAKHAEYIMAEALEIAKKHAIHTNDYRPYSKRNGEIVYFKKVNDTDIGKLVFTIPNPDNYDDIVNMLWDPNGEKKFNIVFAKGNISRIYNENLVIIQQIYNGTVWNVYYHAIAHKVELSEDETAILLVSSNMNDHNKFGDTNYINTIVESANSFTPDIDSDEDIRSGKLTKLYINLMVFFIKKEANDVKITHLCSIDHLGSPTIPQDNIRTMTAYKMLNFVELRDIFKK
- a CDS encoding fam-a protein (pfam_scan;Pfam:PF07418.7; E()=1.8E-18;score=67.0;query 29-222;description=PCEMA1;~iprscan;InterPro:IPR010882 : Acidic phosphoprotein PCEMA1;Pfam:PF07418; score=1.8E-18;query 29-222;description=Acidic phosphoprotein PCEMA1;~iprscan;InterPro:IPR006486 : Plasmodium yoelii subtelomeric PYST-A;TIGR_TIGRFAMS:TIGR01599; score=5.8E-70;query 50-258;description=Plasmodium yoelii subtelomeric PYST-A;~iprscan;Superfamily:SSF55961; score=2.33E-19;query 68-261;description=null) translates to MNKFYIQIFFFLLSVSVYLNNKILATEPVPEENASTISKNNYATSEEIYEKNKELLCTKPEEIKNAEKLMNEATIHLIDHARSKDGYRFVANDPLNNLYLYKKKHTGHTQVKKYIYGVSGPNKYNETIDEFWDPDCISFLDNKSAKRKIVRVYNPNLVIIQQRYKGSIMGRHKYFYALAKKTQISEDKTVIVMSSANIIDHHPSKKEYKNTIVESANLFTTEIDSEEDIRKGKLKKMFVNIAGYIIEKRVNCVDITYIKSIND
- a CDS encoding fam-c protein (tmhmm; query 1-102; ~;query 1-4; ~;query 5-22; ~;query 23-101; ~pfam_scan;Pfam:PF09690.6; E()=7.5E-21;score=73.5;query 27-85;description=PYST-C1;~iprscan;InterPro:IPR006488 : Plasmodium yoelii subtelomeric PYST-C1;TIGR_TIGRFAMS:TIGR01601; score=4.0E-33;query 1-76;description=Uncharacterised domain PYST-C1, N-terminal;~iprscan;InterPro:IPR006488 : Plasmodium yoelii subtelomeric PYST-C1;Pfam:PF09690; score=7.7E-21;query 27-85;description=Uncharacterised domain PYST-C1, N-terminal), giving the protein MNKRIFSLVCIILYVILAVSIHCSEEKESGLRNRVIRVIKQIKRSNKKNDIASQRETKLNNNNNNNYRRYGDDDDDDDDYYYSDEETIITCCGCRCNKCAG
- a CDS encoding fam-a protein (pfam_scan;Pfam:PF07418.7; E()=8.2E-19;score=68.1;query 45-220;description=PCEMA1;~iprscan;InterPro:IPR010882 : Acidic phosphoprotein PCEMA1;Pfam:PF07418; score=8.5E-19;query 45-220;description=Acidic phosphoprotein PCEMA1;~iprscan;InterPro:IPR006486 : Plasmodium yoelii subtelomeric PYST-A;TIGR_TIGRFAMS:TIGR01599; score=6.1E-64;query 50-256;description=Plasmodium yoelii subtelomeric PYST-A;~iprscan;Superfamily:SSF55961; score=4.58E-17;query 70-260;description=null) yields the protein MNKIYIQIVFFLLSVSVYLNNKTLATEPASGKTTKTKSKNSYATSEEIYEKNKELLCTNPEETINAINLMNEAAVHLIHHAKSSYKRVGENPIYKAFLYKKKHDNNTDIVKIKYRKNDPNKYNKVVGKLWDPDIKNLVDPRSTKRKIARVYNPNLVIIQQRYKDAVLGRWKYFYALAKKTQISEDKTIIVMTSANIIDHHPSKKEYKNTIIENANLFTTEIDSEEDIRNGKLKKKFLNIGGYIIEKKDKCVLITYVGSIDGHIFF